From the genome of Pseudoxanthomonas sp.:
TGGCGATCAACGCGCCGATCCTGTCGGTGGTGGACCTGTCCAAGTTCGAGGTCGAGATCAAGGTGCCGGAGAGTTTCGCCCGCGACCTGGCCATCGGCGTGCCGGCACAGCTGACCTCCGGCAGTGGCGATCCCTACCCCGGCAAGATCTCCGCGGTGTCGCCGGAAGTGGTGGCCGGCGAAGTCACCGCGCGCGTGCGTTTCGACGGCCAGCAGCCGCCGGGCCTGCGCCAGAGCCAGCGCATGAGCGCGCGCATCCTGCTGGACACCCGCAAGCACGTGCTCAAGGTCGAGCGCGGCCCGTTCGTCGAACAATCCGGCGGCCGCTACGCCTACGTCATGGCCGGCTCCAGCGCCCAGCGCCAGCCGGTGCAGCTGGGCGTGTCGAGCCTGTCGGAAACCGAAGTGCTGTCCGGCCTGAAGGAAGGCGACCGGGTGGTCGTCTCCGGCGCCGACCAGTTCGGCGATGCGCCGCGGGTGACGGTGCATTGATTCAAGGCCATGACCGATACCGGTCAGTCCACGCATGACCTGTAGAGGCCCTCCCGGTAACGCCACAGCGGAGTCCCAAAAAGGGGATTGATACAAGCTCCGCTCTACAAAAAAAGCCGCTTTACCTAACGCCACGCCATTCAATTCCAACGAAGGAACCTCCCATGCTCGACATGCACGCCGTCTCCAAGGTCTTCCGCACCGAGCAGGTGCAGACCCACGCCCTGCGCACGCTGGACCTGCACGTGAAGGAAGGCGAATTCGTCGCCGTCACCGGTCCGTCGGGCTCGGGCAAGACCACCTTCCTCAACATCGCCGGGCTGCTGGAAACCTTCACTTCTGGCACCTACAAACTCGATGGCGAGGACGTGTCCAACCTGTCGGACAACGCGCGCAGCAAGCTGCGCAACCAGAAGATCGGCTTCATCTTCCAGAGCTTCAACCTGATCCCCGACCTCAACCTGTTCGACAACGTCGATGTGCCGCTGCGCTACCGCGGCATGGCTGCCGCCGAGCGCAAGCAGCGCATTACCGAATCGCTGGAACGCGTCGGCCTGGGCTCGCGCATGAAGCACTACCCGGCCGAACTCTCCGGCGGCCAGCAGCAGCGCGCCGCCATCGCCCGCGCACTCGCCGGCAGCCCCCGCCTGCTGCTGGCCGACGAACCGACCGGCAACCTGGACTCGCAGATGGCCCGCGGCGTGATGGAACTGCTGGAGGAGATCAACGCCCAGGGCAGCACCATCGTGATGGTCACCCACGACCCGGAACTGGCCGCACGCGCTCAGCGCAACGTGCACATCGTCGATGGCCAGGCCACCGACCTGGTGCGCGAAGCCGGGCTGATGGCCGCCGCCGCACCCGCCGTGTCCGCGCAGGCCTGACGGACCACGCACGGTGATCGGCTACTACCTGCAACTGGCCATTCATAGCCTGCGCGGCCGGCCGGTGCTCAGTGCCTTGATGGTGCTGGCCATCGCGCTGGGCATCGGCGTGTCGATGACCATGCTGACCGTGCTGCACAACCTGTCAGGCGATCCACTGCCCCAACGCAGCGCGGTGCTGTTCCACCCGCAGGTCGATCCGCGCCCCAGCGACCTGCCCGGCGCCGATCCGGAACCACCGGACAACCTGACCTGGCAGGACGGGGTCAACCTGTACCAGTTGCAGGCCGCCCCCAGGCAGACGCTGACCAGCGCCAACTGGCTGCCGACCCGGGTCGATGCCCCCAACAGCCCGCTGGCAATGGTGACCACGCGCGCGGCCACCGCCGACATCTTCCCGATGTTCGACATGCGTTTCCTCTACGGCGGCGCGTGGACCCGGCAGGACGACGACCGTCGTGCCCAGGTCGTGGTGCTGACCCGTGAACTCAACGACGCCCTGTTCGACGGCGCCGACAGCGTCGGCCGCTCGCTGGTCATCGCGACCCGGTCATTCCGCGTGATCGGCGTCATCGACGACTGGAATCCGCGACCGCACTTCTACGACCTGTCCAACCGCAAGTCCGGCGCCTACGGCGAGGCGCAGCAGATGTACCTGCCATTCTTCACCTGGCTCGACCTACCCCAGGACTACGGCTACGGGCCGATGGCGTGCTGGGGCACCGACAACCAGGGCGGTGACCACAACCCCAAATCCCAGCAATGCACCTGGGCACAGTTCTGGGTACAGCTGGACACGCCGGCGCAGCAGGCCGCCTACCGCAACGCATTGGACAACTACAGCGCCGAGCAGTTGCGGCTGGGCCGTTTCCAGCGCACGCCGAACGTGCGCCTGCGCGGGGTGATCGACTGGCTGGACTACAAGCGCGCGGTGCCGGCCACGGTGCGGATGCAGACCTGGATCGCATTCGG
Proteins encoded in this window:
- a CDS encoding ABC transporter permease; this translates as MIGYYLQLAIHSLRGRPVLSALMVLAIALGIGVSMTMLTVLHNLSGDPLPQRSAVLFHPQVDPRPSDLPGADPEPPDNLTWQDGVNLYQLQAAPRQTLTSANWLPTRVDAPNSPLAMVTTRAATADIFPMFDMRFLYGGAWTRQDDDRRAQVVVLTRELNDALFDGADSVGRSLVIATRSFRVIGVIDDWNPRPHFYDLSNRKSGAYGEAQQMYLPFFTWLDLPQDYGYGPMACWGTDNQGGDHNPKSQQCTWAQFWVQLDTPAQQAAYRNALDNYSAEQLRLGRFQRTPNVRLRGVIDWLDYKRAVPATVRMQTWIAFGVLLVCLLNAVGLLVAKFMRKSGEIGVRRALGASRRSVFLQCLVEAGLVGLLGGAFGLPLAWLGLWLVRQQPMAYAAQVHLDPRMLGTTLVIAVLSALAAGVWPAWRASRVAPALQVKSL
- a CDS encoding ABC transporter ATP-binding protein, which gives rise to MLDMHAVSKVFRTEQVQTHALRTLDLHVKEGEFVAVTGPSGSGKTTFLNIAGLLETFTSGTYKLDGEDVSNLSDNARSKLRNQKIGFIFQSFNLIPDLNLFDNVDVPLRYRGMAAAERKQRITESLERVGLGSRMKHYPAELSGGQQQRAAIARALAGSPRLLLADEPTGNLDSQMARGVMELLEEINAQGSTIVMVTHDPELAARAQRNVHIVDGQATDLVREAGLMAAAAPAVSAQA